One genomic segment of Dehalococcoidia bacterium includes these proteins:
- the folK gene encoding 2-amino-4-hydroxy-6-hydroxymethyldihydropteridine diphosphokinase: MQVYLGLGSNLGERQANLARALKILSDSVHIEQVSSLYETEPVGHIEQPLFLNAVCRAQTELGPLQLLSLIKGIEASLGRVPGFPNAPRSIDLDIILYGDLVMETPELTIPHPRFMERAFVLIPLLEIAPDLRHPVSGDRIKDMAAVVEGQDGVKKIGELKTEDV, encoded by the coding sequence ATGCAGGTCTACCTTGGCCTCGGTTCCAATTTAGGTGAGCGCCAGGCAAATCTGGCAAGGGCGCTGAAAATCCTTAGCGATAGTGTTCACATAGAGCAGGTCTCCTCCCTCTACGAGACCGAACCCGTGGGACACATCGAGCAGCCCTTATTCCTCAATGCCGTCTGCCGCGCGCAAACGGAGCTAGGCCCCCTGCAACTGCTCTCGCTGATAAAAGGGATCGAAGCCAGCCTGGGGAGAGTGCCGGGCTTCCCCAATGCCCCTCGCTCCATTGACCTTGACATAATACTCTACGGCGACCTGGTTATGGAGACCCCCGAGTTAACCATTCCCCACCCCCGTTTTATGGAGCGAGCCTTCGTGCTAATCCCCCTTCTCGAGATCGCCCCCGATCTCCGCCACCCGGTAAGCGGTGATCGAATAAAGGATATGGCAGCTGTAGTCGAGGGGCAGGATGGGGTGAAAAAGATAGGTGAACTAAAGACTGAAGATGTATGA
- a CDS encoding YgjP-like metallopeptidase domain-containing protein, with amino-acid sequence MGLVLFERSKRAKHLNISVKPLRGVRVAVPYRLSLKKAEEFVHAKSDWINKHLERIKQYEREYEANSQNAPGIDRAKAKRKLSRRLKYLADKHGFTYERAFIRNQRTRWGSCSQKNDISLNMKLVRLPDELMDYVILHELAHTRCKNHSSEFWAELDRLVGNGKGMDAQLKAYGLGLL; translated from the coding sequence ATAGGGCTAGTTCTATTTGAACGCAGCAAGCGGGCAAAGCATCTGAACATCTCCGTGAAACCTTTGAGAGGCGTTCGAGTTGCTGTTCCTTATAGACTGTCACTTAAAAAAGCCGAGGAATTTGTTCACGCGAAGTCGGATTGGATAAACAAGCATCTGGAAAGGATAAAACAGTATGAGCGAGAATATGAAGCCAACTCACAGAATGCCCCTGGTATCGACAGGGCAAAAGCGAAAAGAAAACTATCCCGAAGGCTCAAATACCTGGCAGATAAGCACGGGTTTACCTATGAAAGGGCGTTCATCCGAAATCAAAGGACAAGGTGGGGCAGTTGCTCTCAGAAAAACGACATCAGCCTCAATATGAAACTCGTCCGGTTGCCGGATGAATTGATGGATTACGTGATCCTGCATGAGCTTGCCCATACCCGATGCAAGAACCACAGCAGCGAATTCTGGGCCGAGTTGGATAGACTTGTCGGAAACGGGAAGGGTATGGACGCTCAATTGAAAGCATACGGACTGGGATTATTATAA